Proteins from a single region of Ziziphus jujuba cultivar Dongzao chromosome 1, ASM3175591v1:
- the LOC107411476 gene encoding uncharacterized protein LOC107411476 isoform X2 — translation MDEKEHDLRDSHEVSCRVDKRVTETSGDSVDKPVVETVSVANGDEPGSVRAENKDLEAMGRESNKISAEEGHGEVSGEGEQARNGDSTNPVVGVVFETTVVINTAESPMCGGDNRGLNAKVSELGSTKVSMEESKKIVSGADKQSCVIDVNCGNGKGYGDKWDAEKICRICHLTSDQSPDRPTTTTTTTTTTVKSAVDLIHLGCGCKGELGIAHRHCAEAWFKLKGNRLCEICGKTAKNISGVGDSRFMNEWNERTFTGSSINSSGNSGGCWRGQPFCNFLMACLVHLVHSSGSILS, via the exons ATGGATGAAAAGGAACATGATCTGCGGGATAGTCATGAGGTGTCGTGTCGAGTTGATAAAAGGGTGACTGAGACTTCGGGTGATTCTGTTGATAAGCCTGTTGTCGAGACTGTCAGCGTGGCTAATGGGGATGAGCCCGGTAGCGTTAGAGCTGAAAATAAAGATTTGGAAGCAATGGGTCgtgaatcaaataaaatatcgGCAGAAGAAGGTCATGGTGAGGTATCAGGTGAAGGTGAGCAAGCAAGGAATGGGGATTCAACAAATCCGGTTGTTGGGGTTGTGTTTGAGACTACAGTTGTGATTAATACTGCTGAGTCTCCAATGTGTGGTGGAGATAATAGGGGGCTTAATGCAAAGGTTTCTGAATTGGGATCAACTAAGGTATCAATGGAAGAATCAAAAAAGATTGTCTCTGGAGCTGATAAGCAGTCGTGTGTGATTGATGTAAACTGTGGGAATGGTAAAGGCTATGGTGATAAATGGGATGCGGAAAAGATTTGTAGGATTTGCCATTTGACCTCTGATCAATCGCCCGACagaccaacaacaacaacaacaacgacaaCAACTACTGTAAAGTCTGCTGTAGATTTAATTCATCTGGGCTGCGGCTGTAAAGGTGAGCTCGGTATCGCTCATCGTCACTGTGCAGAAGCATGGTTTAAGCTAAAAGGAAACAG GTTGTGTGAAATTTGTGGCAAGACTGCTAAAAATATAAGTGGCGTAGGGGATAGCAGATTTATGAATGAGTGGAATGAAAGAACATTCACTGGTAGCAGTATTAATTCTTCTGGTAATAGTGGAGGATGTTGGCGTGGACAACCATTTTGTAACTTCTTAATGGCATGCCTG GTGCATCTTGTCCATTCTTCTGGTTCAATACTGTCCTGA
- the LOC107411476 gene encoding uncharacterized protein LOC107411476 isoform X1, with protein sequence MDEKEHDLRDSHEVSCRVDKRVTETSGDSVDKPVVETVSVANGDEPGSVRAENKDLEAMGRESNKISAEEGHGEVSGEGEQARNGDSTNPVVGVVFETTVVINTAESPMCGGDNRGLNAKVSELGSTKVSMEESKKIVSGADKQSCVIDVNCGNGKGYGDKWDAEKICRICHLTSDQSPDRPTTTTTTTTTTVKSAVDLIHLGCGCKGELGIAHRHCAEAWFKLKGNRLCEICGKTAKNISGVGDSRFMNEWNERTFTGSSINSSGNSGGCWRGQPFCNFLMACLVIAFVLPWFFRVNMF encoded by the exons ATGGATGAAAAGGAACATGATCTGCGGGATAGTCATGAGGTGTCGTGTCGAGTTGATAAAAGGGTGACTGAGACTTCGGGTGATTCTGTTGATAAGCCTGTTGTCGAGACTGTCAGCGTGGCTAATGGGGATGAGCCCGGTAGCGTTAGAGCTGAAAATAAAGATTTGGAAGCAATGGGTCgtgaatcaaataaaatatcgGCAGAAGAAGGTCATGGTGAGGTATCAGGTGAAGGTGAGCAAGCAAGGAATGGGGATTCAACAAATCCGGTTGTTGGGGTTGTGTTTGAGACTACAGTTGTGATTAATACTGCTGAGTCTCCAATGTGTGGTGGAGATAATAGGGGGCTTAATGCAAAGGTTTCTGAATTGGGATCAACTAAGGTATCAATGGAAGAATCAAAAAAGATTGTCTCTGGAGCTGATAAGCAGTCGTGTGTGATTGATGTAAACTGTGGGAATGGTAAAGGCTATGGTGATAAATGGGATGCGGAAAAGATTTGTAGGATTTGCCATTTGACCTCTGATCAATCGCCCGACagaccaacaacaacaacaacaacgacaaCAACTACTGTAAAGTCTGCTGTAGATTTAATTCATCTGGGCTGCGGCTGTAAAGGTGAGCTCGGTATCGCTCATCGTCACTGTGCAGAAGCATGGTTTAAGCTAAAAGGAAACAG GTTGTGTGAAATTTGTGGCAAGACTGCTAAAAATATAAGTGGCGTAGGGGATAGCAGATTTATGAATGAGTGGAATGAAAGAACATTCACTGGTAGCAGTATTAATTCTTCTGGTAATAGTGGAGGATGTTGGCGTGGACAACCATTTTGTAACTTCTTAATGGCATGCCTGGTAATAGCTTTTGTGCTTCCATGGTTTTTTCGTGTAAATATGTTCTAG